The proteins below come from a single Thalassotalea ponticola genomic window:
- a CDS encoding YcjX family protein yields the protein MAIFSSKTIKNFTDKLSGNVHELVHRSADKHVSLAVTGLSQSGKTAFITSLVNQLLNESAEFPLHFFDVVASQRFIGAKRVNQKHLHIARFDYQAAMAALAADPPEWPEPTRTISELRLAIRYTAKQGVQQYLSDAATLYLDITDYPGEWLLDLPMLDMSYRQWSESMRDLLYQQPRYSAAEAFLKRVEELSPFAPADEALLASLAAEYTELLHQFRNQHGLSIIQPGRFILPGEHQGAPILQFIPYPFFATLDDSAYQKADPSTMIGMLQARYIEYQQRLVKGFYKKHFSRFDRQIVLMDPLSSLNFGRHAFDDLQRAITVILESFNYGKSNVLSRLFSPKIDKLLFAATKADHIPSEQHPRLLALLEQLVHQAKKSRNFDGINMQSLAIASVNTTQQGTTDYKGQPLAVIKGRSADSDEVITLYPGAVPTKVPSADNWPESGYRFTAFKPMHSQDDHIPLPHIRLDQALQFLLGDKLR from the coding sequence ATGGCAATCTTCAGCAGTAAAACAATCAAAAACTTTACCGACAAGTTAAGTGGTAACGTACATGAATTAGTGCACCGAAGTGCCGATAAGCACGTATCACTTGCGGTCACCGGATTATCGCAAAGCGGCAAGACGGCCTTCATTACATCCTTGGTTAACCAATTACTAAACGAATCTGCAGAGTTCCCGCTACATTTTTTTGACGTAGTTGCCAGTCAACGCTTTATCGGAGCAAAGCGGGTTAATCAAAAACATTTACACATTGCCCGTTTTGATTACCAAGCGGCAATGGCTGCACTTGCCGCTGATCCGCCCGAGTGGCCAGAGCCAACGCGTACGATAAGTGAGTTGCGCTTAGCTATCCGCTATACCGCCAAACAAGGGGTACAGCAATACCTCAGTGATGCGGCTACCTTGTACCTCGATATTACCGATTATCCCGGCGAGTGGTTATTGGATTTACCAATGCTAGATATGTCATATCGGCAATGGTCAGAATCGATGCGCGACTTGCTGTATCAACAGCCCCGTTACTCAGCCGCCGAGGCCTTTTTAAAACGGGTGGAGGAACTGTCACCGTTTGCGCCAGCCGACGAGGCGCTGTTGGCTTCACTGGCCGCCGAGTATACCGAGTTACTGCACCAATTTCGCAATCAGCATGGACTGTCGATAATTCAACCCGGCAGGTTTATCCTACCCGGAGAGCATCAAGGGGCACCTATCTTGCAATTCATACCGTATCCGTTTTTTGCAACGCTAGACGACAGCGCCTATCAAAAAGCCGATCCTTCAACCATGATAGGCATGCTCCAAGCGCGTTATATCGAATATCAGCAACGCTTGGTGAAAGGCTTTTACAAAAAACACTTTTCCAGATTTGACCGACAAATTGTGTTGATGGACCCTTTGTCATCGCTCAATTTTGGCCGTCATGCGTTCGACGATTTGCAACGCGCAATTACGGTTATTTTAGAGAGCTTTAACTACGGTAAAAGTAATGTGCTAAGTCGCCTGTTTTCGCCTAAAATTGACAAGCTATTATTTGCGGCAACCAAGGCTGATCACATTCCTAGTGAACAGCACCCGAGGTTATTAGCGTTGCTTGAGCAACTAGTGCATCAAGCGAAAAAATCGCGAAATTTTGACGGTATCAACATGCAGTCGTTGGCAATTGCCTCGGTAAATACCACGCAACAAGGCACCACCGATTACAAGGGGCAGCCGTTGGCGGTTATCAAAGGGCGCAGTGCTGATAGCGATGAGGTGATAACTTTATATCCTGGCGCGGTGCCGACAAAAGTCCCCTCAGCTGATAACTGGCCGGAATCAGGGTATCGCTTTACTGCATTTAAACCGATGCACAGTCAAGACGATCACATACCGCTACCACATATCCGCCTCGATCAAGCTCTTCAGTTTTTGTTAGGAGATAAGCTGCGATGA
- the pspC gene encoding envelope stress response membrane protein PspC, with amino-acid sequence MSKARGELFRDPQKGKIAGVCAGLAQYFGWEVWLVRILVVSGVLFGMGWFILLYIAGWFILDKKPSHLAAHGNAKNFVDDDVINESIKVKAKVWQAGETPKQAVRDICHKFNSLEQELQAIERYVTSSQYTVSREINRL; translated from the coding sequence ATGAGTAAGGCAAGAGGCGAGTTATTTCGAGATCCGCAAAAAGGCAAAATAGCTGGTGTGTGTGCAGGTTTAGCTCAATACTTTGGCTGGGAAGTGTGGTTAGTGCGTATTCTGGTGGTCTCGGGTGTCCTGTTTGGTATGGGTTGGTTTATCTTGTTGTACATTGCCGGATGGTTTATTTTAGATAAGAAGCCAAGCCACCTAGCTGCTCACGGCAACGCCAAAAACTTTGTCGATGACGACGTTATCAACGAGTCGATTAAAGTGAAAGCGAAAGTGTGGCAAGCAGGGGAAACGCCCAAACAAGCGGTAAGAGACATTTGCCATAAGTTTAATAGTCTCGAGCAAGAACTACAGGCTATTGAGCGATACGTAACATCGTCACAGTACACTGTATCGAGAGAAATCAATCGCTTGTAG
- the pspB gene encoding envelope stress response membrane protein PspB, translated as MNPDVLMAPIIIFLVIVAPIWLILHYRSKRQISQGLSAEEYQQLTELSQTADKMAERIKTLEAILDAEAPEWRNKA; from the coding sequence ATGAACCCAGATGTATTAATGGCACCGATCATCATATTCTTAGTGATTGTTGCGCCAATTTGGCTGATATTACACTATCGCTCAAAGCGTCAAATAAGCCAGGGATTGAGTGCTGAGGAGTATCAACAGCTAACCGAGTTATCGCAGACTGCGGACAAAATGGCAGAGCGTATAAAAACGCTTGAGGCTATCTTAGATGCAGAAGCACCAGAGTGGAGAAACAAAGCATGA
- the pspA gene encoding phage shock protein PspA, whose translation MGIFSRFTDIINSNINNLLDKAEDPEKMVRLIIQEMEDTLVEVRSSSARSLADKKELTRQLTRTLAEADSWQEKAELALSKGRDDLARAALMEKNKCSEAAQAMEQELSSFDDHIAKLQGEVGQLQEKLADAKARQKAIVMRGKTASSRLKVKSKLDSGKVDDALSRFDRYERKIDDLESQVDAYDLGKKSLADEIAELESDDSIDKELEALKAKMQGASKATKAASKKK comes from the coding sequence ATGGGTATTTTTTCTAGATTTACAGATATCATTAACTCAAACATTAATAACTTACTTGATAAGGCAGAAGACCCAGAAAAAATGGTTCGTCTGATTATTCAAGAGATGGAAGATACACTTGTTGAAGTGCGCTCTTCATCGGCGCGCAGCTTGGCTGATAAAAAAGAGCTAACGCGCCAATTAACTCGCACATTGGCAGAAGCCGATAGCTGGCAAGAAAAAGCCGAGTTGGCGCTGAGCAAAGGACGTGATGATCTTGCAAGAGCGGCACTAATGGAAAAGAATAAGTGCAGTGAAGCAGCTCAGGCAATGGAACAAGAGTTGTCGAGTTTTGACGATCACATTGCTAAACTTCAAGGCGAGGTTGGCCAACTGCAAGAAAAACTTGCCGATGCCAAAGCACGTCAAAAAGCCATTGTGATGCGCGGTAAAACAGCTAGTTCACGCCTGAAAGTGAAAAGTAAATTAGACAGCGGTAAAGTTGATGACGCATTGAGTCGTTTTGATCGCTACGAAAGAAAAATTGATGATTTGGAATCTCAGGTTGATGCATATGATTTGGGTAAAAAATCACTCGCTGATGAAATTGCCGAATTAGAGAGCGATGACAGTATCGATAAGGAATTGGAAGCGTTAAAGGCCAAAATGCAGGGCGCGAGCAAAGCGACCAAAGCCGCATCGAAAAAGAAATAG
- the pspF gene encoding phage shock protein operon transcriptional activator: MSRFQQQDNLIGQSNNFLEVLEHISQVAPLSKPVLIIGERGTGKELVAARLHYLSKRWDQNYLKLNCAALNENLLESELFGHEGGAFTGANKRHEGRFERANGGTLFLDELANTSGLIQEKLLRVVEYGEFERVGGSRTVKADVRLIAATNEDLPAMAERGEFRADLLDRLAFDVITLPPLRERKEDIILLAEHFAINMARELDFELFSGFTEKVKKHMLDYHWPGNIRELKNVVERSVYRHNNPHLAVSELVIDPFDSPFRPQKRVKTADRQVGTDNDTNHSVNEQQTDSTTSSSANASNTTVEYPVSLKDLSQNYETTLLKDALAACQFNQKKTAEALQLTYHQLRGYLKKYNLLDSNEAD; the protein is encoded by the coding sequence ATGAGTCGATTTCAACAACAAGATAACCTAATCGGTCAATCAAATAACTTTCTCGAAGTGCTTGAGCACATCTCACAAGTTGCGCCATTGTCCAAGCCGGTACTTATTATAGGTGAACGCGGAACCGGTAAAGAGTTAGTGGCTGCTCGCTTACACTATTTATCGAAGCGATGGGATCAAAATTATTTAAAACTCAACTGCGCAGCATTGAATGAAAACTTACTCGAAAGTGAACTATTTGGTCACGAAGGCGGTGCATTTACCGGTGCCAACAAGCGCCATGAAGGACGATTTGAACGCGCCAACGGCGGCACGCTGTTTCTCGATGAATTGGCCAATACATCGGGATTGATCCAAGAAAAGCTGTTGCGCGTGGTTGAATACGGTGAATTTGAACGGGTCGGCGGTTCGCGCACGGTTAAAGCCGACGTTAGACTTATTGCCGCCACCAATGAAGACCTGCCAGCTATGGCCGAACGGGGCGAGTTTCGCGCTGATTTACTCGATCGACTTGCCTTTGATGTCATTACCTTACCGCCTCTTCGAGAGCGCAAAGAAGACATTATTTTATTGGCCGAACACTTTGCTATAAACATGGCACGCGAACTAGACTTTGAATTATTCAGCGGTTTTACAGAAAAGGTGAAGAAGCATATGCTTGATTACCACTGGCCGGGTAACATTCGCGAGTTAAAAAACGTGGTTGAGCGCAGCGTATATCGCCATAACAACCCTCATTTAGCTGTCAGTGAGTTGGTAATAGACCCTTTTGACTCACCGTTCAGACCGCAAAAGCGAGTCAAGACAGCTGACCGACAAGTGGGCACAGATAACGACACTAATCATTCAGTTAACGAACAACAAACCGACTCTACAACGAGCTCCTCAGCGAATGCGAGTAACACCACTGTCGAGTACCCAGTATCACTCAAAGACTTATCTCAAAACTATGAAACCACGTTGTTAAAAGATGCGCTAGCGGCATGCCAATTTAACCAAAAGAAAACCGCCGAGGCACTACAATTAACTTATCATCAACTTCGTGGTTATTTAAAAAAATACAATTTACTAGATTCAAATGAGGCTGACTAA
- a CDS encoding ABC transporter substrate-binding protein gives MLWLCNSNGFIACCQSFFKPALFALLFAFIAGCSDVEQAPVLNEGIIYCSEGAPNAFNPQLVTSGTTIDATSRQLYNRLLDFNAQNYDKVPSLAKSWHVTKDGRYITFYLRHDVSFHQTEYFTPTRTLNADDVIFSFNRILDVNNPFYKSAKGQFPFFQSIDFDALVDTIERIDDYTIRFHLNYPQSSFLANLAAPFSVILSKEYADYLVANQLPLTRLDSMPIGTGPFKFKSYQVGSLIRYARHENYWRKNVQIKQLLFNISPRNTGRLTKLFTHECDVISYPIALQEIRSRTDLELEQVTSFNVAYMAFNTQKPPFDNPVVRRAIAHAINKQAIISAVYFDQADIADSLLPKASWAYDSTINGIEYSVSKAKRLLRDAGLENGFQIDLWAMPVQRAYNPNALKMAKLIQADLAQIGVTVNIVRYEWSTFLKKLARGEHQSVLIGWLADHPDPDNFFSPLLSCAAVETGSNRAQWCNRKFDRLLKKSLLTNDLSERQALYTQAQQMLIQEIPLLPIAHAKRSQARLSHINGNILTAIGGISFEDVHKQVEKQ, from the coding sequence ATGCTCTGGCTGTGTAACTCAAACGGCTTTATCGCTTGCTGTCAGAGTTTTTTTAAACCTGCGTTGTTTGCCTTGCTGTTCGCGTTTATCGCTGGTTGCTCAGACGTTGAACAAGCGCCGGTACTCAATGAAGGTATTATTTATTGCAGTGAAGGTGCGCCAAATGCCTTCAATCCGCAGCTGGTGACATCTGGTACCACCATTGATGCCACGTCGCGACAGCTTTACAATCGATTACTCGACTTTAATGCGCAAAACTACGACAAAGTCCCATCACTGGCAAAGTCATGGCACGTCACTAAAGACGGACGATACATTACCTTTTATCTGCGTCACGATGTCTCTTTTCACCAAACCGAGTATTTTACCCCGACGCGCACGTTAAATGCCGATGATGTAATTTTTAGCTTTAATCGCATTCTCGATGTAAACAACCCGTTTTACAAATCGGCGAAAGGGCAATTTCCATTTTTTCAAAGTATTGACTTTGATGCCTTGGTAGACACCATTGAACGAATTGACGATTACACCATAAGGTTTCACTTAAACTACCCTCAAAGCTCTTTTTTAGCGAATTTAGCGGCGCCGTTTTCGGTGATATTATCTAAGGAGTACGCCGATTATCTGGTTGCCAACCAGTTGCCACTTACGCGTTTGGACTCAATGCCTATTGGCACCGGCCCCTTTAAGTTTAAAAGCTACCAAGTCGGCTCGTTAATTCGTTACGCGCGTCACGAAAATTACTGGCGTAAAAACGTTCAAATCAAGCAACTGTTGTTTAATATTTCACCGCGTAACACCGGCCGTTTAACGAAACTATTTACCCATGAATGCGACGTCATTAGTTACCCGATTGCACTGCAAGAAATTCGTTCGAGAACGGATCTTGAGCTAGAGCAAGTGACCTCGTTCAACGTTGCTTACATGGCCTTTAACACACAAAAACCACCGTTTGATAACCCAGTGGTACGCCGCGCCATTGCACATGCGATTAATAAGCAAGCCATCATTAGTGCGGTTTACTTTGACCAAGCCGATATCGCCGATTCCTTGCTGCCCAAAGCGTCTTGGGCTTACGACAGCACTATTAATGGCATTGAGTATTCAGTGAGTAAAGCCAAACGACTGTTGCGCGATGCCGGACTAGAAAACGGTTTTCAAATCGACCTTTGGGCAATGCCAGTGCAACGAGCCTATAACCCCAATGCGCTAAAAATGGCGAAACTCATTCAAGCCGATCTGGCACAAATCGGCGTGACGGTAAATATCGTCCGTTATGAGTGGTCGACGTTCTTAAAAAAATTAGCGCGTGGCGAGCACCAGTCAGTGCTTATAGGCTGGTTAGCCGATCATCCAGACCCGGATAACTTCTTTTCACCATTGCTCAGTTGTGCTGCTGTTGAAACCGGTAGTAATCGCGCCCAATGGTGCAATCGAAAATTTGATCGACTACTTAAAAAATCTCTTTTAACCAATGACTTAAGCGAGCGTCAAGCGCTCTACACTCAGGCACAACAAATGCTGATCCAAGAGATCCCGCTGTTGCCCATTGCCCACGCTAAACGCTCACAAGCAAGGCTAAGTCATATCAATGGCAACATCTTAACCGCTATTGGCGGCATTTCGTTTGAAGATGTACACAAGCAAGTGGAGAAACAATGA
- a CDS encoding ABC transporter permease subunit: protein MMLDFTLRRLNLLFFTLLMLSIVAFSLNYLFPGDALINMSGEIAMSESRRLQLIELYHFDAGIFSQYIAYMGQIFSANFGVSMATSAPISSELMIRLPATIELCLAALTLALLLGMPLGFVAAIFHNSPLDKGILAFAMLGYSIPVFWLALILILVFSITLSWLPSAGQLNLLFDIETVTGFKLIDILISDSPHRSAALRDALLHLILPSVAVALAPMTIFIRLARTSMLDVLDSNYIKAARAKGLSKPMIIYRHGIRNALVGIVRQVGLQFANIVTIAMIAEVIFAWQGAGSWLIESIEARDYTAIQGGLIALATFTFVINIIADFMYVALNPLERYKKHGG, encoded by the coding sequence ATGATGTTGGACTTCACTCTTCGCCGGCTGAATTTATTATTCTTTACTCTGCTGATGCTGTCGATCGTCGCCTTTAGCTTGAATTACCTGTTTCCCGGGGATGCCTTAATTAATATGTCAGGTGAAATCGCGATGAGTGAATCGCGACGACTACAGCTGATCGAGCTCTATCACTTCGATGCAGGAATATTTTCTCAATACATCGCATATATGGGGCAAATATTTTCCGCCAATTTTGGCGTATCGATGGCAACGTCAGCCCCCATAAGCAGCGAGTTAATGATTCGCCTACCAGCAACAATCGAATTGTGTTTAGCGGCGTTAACACTAGCGCTTTTACTGGGCATGCCGCTGGGGTTTGTCGCGGCCATTTTTCACAATAGCCCATTGGATAAAGGCATCTTAGCGTTTGCCATGTTGGGTTATTCGATTCCAGTATTTTGGTTAGCGCTGATTTTAATTCTCGTATTTTCAATAACTTTATCTTGGCTACCCTCTGCCGGTCAGCTTAACTTACTGTTTGATATTGAAACGGTAACCGGCTTTAAGCTAATAGATATTCTGATCAGTGATAGCCCGCATCGAAGCGCCGCCCTTCGCGATGCCTTGCTCCACCTAATACTCCCTTCGGTCGCTGTCGCATTAGCGCCGATGACCATATTTATTCGATTGGCGCGCACCTCAATGTTGGATGTACTCGATTCAAATTATATCAAAGCAGCCCGTGCTAAAGGCCTATCAAAGCCGATGATTATTTATCGTCATGGGATCCGCAATGCGCTGGTAGGTATCGTCCGACAAGTCGGTTTACAATTTGCTAATATCGTCACTATCGCCATGATTGCCGAAGTTATTTTTGCATGGCAAGGCGCTGGCAGTTGGTTGATAGAAAGTATTGAAGCGAGAGATTATACTGCCATTCAAGGCGGCCTTATAGCGTTGGCCACATTTACTTTTGTGATCAATATCATTGCCGATTTTATGTACGTGGCATTAAACCCATTAGAGCGATATAAAAAGCATGGCGGCTAA
- a CDS encoding ABC transporter permease subunit encodes MAANNIYLEQEFPSPIKQLWLTFRSSPIAIVAFSVYVLLAFLALVGNFITPHDVLENNLDKLLLPPAWSSDGDISHLLGTDDLGRDMLSRLISGTSLTFGLSFVVVFIAMTVGVLIGSFSAITRGVKASFLTHFLDVILSIPSLLLAIIIVAILGPGLSNVLWALALVSIPQFVHVTRNAIKQEQKKDYVLIPILDGASEVRVLITSIFPNIVDKLIIQATLAQSAAILDIAALGFLGLGAPIPMPEWGSMLATSLDLFYLAPWTTYLPGLAILVTVMATNLVGEGFRHALKIQKES; translated from the coding sequence ATGGCGGCTAATAATATTTATTTGGAACAAGAGTTTCCATCACCGATAAAACAGTTGTGGTTAACATTTCGCAGTTCACCTATTGCGATCGTCGCTTTCAGTGTCTATGTGCTACTGGCCTTTTTGGCCTTAGTTGGCAACTTTATCACCCCTCACGACGTATTAGAGAACAACCTAGATAAGCTTTTACTGCCGCCAGCGTGGAGTAGCGATGGCGACATCAGCCATTTGCTCGGTACCGATGATTTAGGCCGTGATATGCTGTCGCGACTGATCAGTGGTACGTCGTTAACTTTTGGTTTAAGCTTTGTCGTGGTGTTTATCGCGATGACGGTCGGCGTGCTGATTGGCTCGTTTTCCGCGATCACTAGGGGGGTGAAAGCCAGCTTTCTAACCCACTTTTTAGATGTGATATTATCGATTCCGTCACTGCTATTGGCGATCATTATCGTTGCCATTTTAGGGCCGGGCTTGAGTAATGTTCTGTGGGCGCTTGCACTGGTATCCATTCCACAATTTGTGCACGTCACTCGCAACGCCATCAAGCAAGAACAAAAAAAAGATTACGTACTGATCCCCATTCTCGACGGGGCGAGTGAAGTTCGGGTATTGATCACCTCTATTTTCCCTAATATCGTCGACAAACTCATTATTCAAGCAACATTAGCTCAGTCAGCCGCCATATTGGATATTGCCGCCTTGGGCTTTTTGGGTTTGGGGGCGCCCATCCCTATGCCAGAATGGGGATCGATGTTGGCTACCTCACTTGACTTGTTTTATCTCGCGCCGTGGACCACATATCTACCGGGACTGGCCATTTTGGTGACGGTAATGGCGACTAATTTAGTCGGCGAAGGATTTCGCCACGCCTTAAAAATTCAAAAAGAAAGCTAA